One window of Lytechinus variegatus isolate NC3 chromosome 2, Lvar_3.0, whole genome shotgun sequence genomic DNA carries:
- the LOC121409179 gene encoding uncharacterized protein LOC121409179: MGLCFSSCKGLHDGETGNANTTNARQDVGDGQIASGEEDCGEQQMAKDDQNATENLNEDDNITEVHQVDKDSFNDEDELDRKKPNGKDEIMIIDEEKFSEDEHIQIGNQVDEENKTVVDVEVVQVGQGDVIVQHNINTNDKQTHLVENHKISEEEYIAQLCRKYSKDNPIPKEEAELFLKELAFPLPTMPHLTLSDDIIAGKRIFIIGDVHGCYDNLLALLHIADIDKDPNALLIFVGDIVNKGPKTCEVLDFVRSSNSYCVMGNHERSAVRKLRLMKLNIGYEPKASKQWLYDLDESDYEYLKELPYTISIPSLNAIIVHGGLLPGKPLEEHTQDEMLLMRNIIVEGKELKATKHITHGQLWGELWKGPQHVYFGHHSLEGLQRYPYATGLDTGCVYHGSLTGVFLTGDKKLVSVKNEGCRNEEVNQL; encoded by the exons ATGGGTTTGTGCTTCTCATCCTGCAAAGGTCTACATG ATGGAGAAACTGGAAATGCCAATACCACAAATGCTCGCCAGGATGTTGGAGATGGTCAGATAGCAAGTGGAGAAGAGGATTGCGGAGAGCAGCAAATGGCTAAAGATGACCAGAATGCAACTGAAAatctgaatgaagatgacaATATAACTGAAGTTCATCAGGTGGATAAAGATAGTTTCAATGATGAAGATGAGTTGGATAGAAAGAAACCAAATGgtaaagatgaaataatgattattgATGAAGAAAAGTTCAGTGAAGATGAGCATATACAGATAGGTAACCAAGTAGATGAAGAGAATAAAACAGTTGTAGATGTAGAGGTTGTTCAGGTAGGTCAAGGGGATGTGATTGTACAACACAACATAAACACAAACGATAAACAAACACATTTAGTTGAAAACCATAAGATAAGTGAAGAAGAGTACATCGCACAGCTTTGCAGGAAGTATTCTAAGGACAATCCCATCCCAAAAGAGGAAGCTGAACTCTTCCTCAAAGAATTGGCCTTTCCTTTGCCAACCATGCCTCATCTCACCTTGAGCGATGATATCATAGCCGGCAAAAGAATCTTCATTATTGGTGATGTCCATGGTTGCTATGACAACCTTCTAGCCCTCTTGCACATAGCTGATATTGACAAGGACCCCAACGCCCTGCTGATTTTTGTTGGAGACATCGTCAACAAGGGACCCAAGACCTGCGAAGTACTTGACTTTGTCCGCTCATCAAACTCTTACTGTGTCATGGGAAACCATGAACGATCTGCAGTCCGGAAACTGCGTCTGATGAAGTTGAATATAGGATATGAGCCTAAAGCCTCCAAGCAATGGCTGTATGATCTGGATGAAAGTGATTATGAGTACTTAAAGGAACTACCATACACCATTAGTATACCTAGCCTCAATGCCATCATTGTCCATGGAGGGCTACTTCCTGGCAAACCCTTGGAGGAGCATACACAGGATGAGATGCTCTTGATGAGGAACATCATTGTTGAAGGCAAGGAGCTGAAAGCCACCAAGCATATCACTCACGGACAGCTTTGGGGAGAGCTCTGGAAAGGTCCCCAACATGTCTACTTTGGTCACCATTCGCTCGAGGGACTCCAGCGATACCCTTACGCAACTGGGCTGGATACCGGTTGCGTTTACCACGGATCACTCACAGGTGTCTTTCTTACAGGAGATAAGAAGTTAGTCTCTGTAAAAAATGAGGGTTGCAGAAATGAGGAAGTGAACCAACTTTAA